Within Mycobacterium heckeshornense, the genomic segment CGGTAGCCCAGATCGTTGAGGTGCATGGCAGCTGCCCTGCCGAGTCCGCTTGACGCGCCGGTGATTACCACCGACTTGTGCCGCGGCCGGTGCAGTGCCGAGGACGTCATCGCATGATCTTAACGGCGCAGGCTCCGCGGATTCGTGCGAAAAGAGCAAGTGGCGGAGTTGATTTCGGCACCATCCGCCCGCTGGCCAGCGGCCACGGGCCGACAACTACCGACCAGTGTGTCCGAGGGGGGACTTGAACCCCCACGCCCAGTAATAGGGCACTAGCACCTCAAGCTAGCGCGTCTGCCATTCCGCCACTCGGACCAGACCAACAAGTGTGGCAGCTAAGGCTATCGGATTGGTCTTTCCCGACCCAAACTAGCGCGGCCAGGACGTGGGCTGTGCGGGTGCGGCCGACGGGCCGCGCAATACGGTCGGGGCGCACCCGCCAATGGTAGGAAAGGTGACTGTGACGGTTCCAGCCGGTGTTCCAGTCGATGATGTGGTGGACGTCGTCAGCACGCTGATCCGGTTCGACACCACCAACACCGGCGAACCCGAGACCACCAAGGGCGAGGCCGAGTGTGCCCGGTGGGTCGCTGAACAGCTGGACGAAGTCGGCTACCGGGTCGACTACGTCGAATCCGGCGCGCCCGGCCGCGGCAACGTGTTCGCCCGGCTAGCGGGTGCGGACCGCACACGCGGAGCGCTGCTGATCCACGGTCATCTCGACGTGGTGCCGGCCGAGGCGGCCGAGTGGAGCGTGCACCCGTTCTCCGGCGCGGTCGAGGACGGCTACGTCTGGGGCCGCGGCGCGGTCGACATGAAGGACATGATCGGCATGATGATCGTGGTGGCCCGCCAATTCCGGCGGGCCGGCATCGTGCCGCCTCGGGACCTGGTGTTCGCGTTCGTCGCCGATGAGGAAAACGGCGGCAAGCTCGGGGCGCATTGGCTGGTCGACAACCGCCCGGACCTGTTCGCTCGGGTGACCGAGGCGATCGGCGAAGTCGGCGGTTTTTCGCTGACAGTGCCGCGCCGAAACGGCGGCGAACGCCGCCTTTACCTGATCGAGACCGCCGAGAAGGGACTGCAGTGGATGCGGCTGACCGCCCGGGGCCGGGCGGGGCACGGCTCGATGGTGCATGACCACAACGCGGTGACCGCGCTGGCCGAGGCGGTCGCGCGGCTGGGCCGCCACCGGTTCCCGTTAGTGCTCAGCGACACCGTGGTGCAGTTCCTGGCCGCTGTCGGGGAAGAAACCGGGCATAGCTTCGACACGGAGTCCCCCGACCTGGAAGGGGCGATTGACAAGCTTGGTCCCATCGCCCGCATCGTGAAGGCCACGCTGCGCGACACCGCGAATCCGACGATGCTCAAGGCGGGTTACAAGGCCAACGTGGTGCCCGCCACGGCACAGGCCATGGTGGACTGCCGTGTGCTTCCCGGTCGGAAGGCGGCGTTCGAGGCCGAAGTCGACCAACTCATCGGGCCGGACGTGGTTCGCGAATGGATCCGGGATCTGCCCTCGTATGAAACCAGCTTCGACGGCGACCTGGTCGACGCGATGAACGCGGCGCTGCTGGCGGTCGATCCCGACGCCCGAACAGTGCCCTATATGCTATCCGGCGGGACGGACGCAAAAGCGTTCGCGCGCTTGGGTATTCGCTGCTTTGGCTTCGTTCCGCTGCGGCTGCCCCCGGACCTGGACTTCTCCGCGCTGTTCCATGGCGTCGATGAGCGGGTACCCGTGGACGCGCTGAGGTTCGGCACCCAAGTGCTGGCGAATTTTCTGACACACTGCTGAGGAGACGAGAGGACTGATCATGGCCACACTGCCCGACCCGTATGCCCGGCTGCCCAAGCTGCCGTCATTCACGTTGACGTCGAAGTCGATCACCGACGGTCAGCCGCTGGCCAGCGCCCAGATCAGCGGCATTCTGGGCGCTGGTGGCGAAGACGCCAGCCCCCATTTGAGCTGGTCCGGGTTTCCCGAGCAGACGCGCAGCTTCGCAGTCACCGTCTATGACCCCGACGCGCCCACGCTGTCCGGGTTTTGGCATTGGGCGGTGGCCAACCTGCCGGCCAACGTCACCGAGTTGCCGGAGGGCATCGGCGACGGGCGCGAATTGCCCGGCGGCGCGTTGACGTTGGTCAACGACGCCGGCATGCGCCGTTACGTCGGCGCGGCCCCGCCGCCCGGCCACGGTCCGCACCGGTACTACGTCGCGGTGCATGCCGTCGACGTCGACAAACTTGACCTCACCGAAGACGCCAGCCCCGCGTTTCTCGGATTCCAGTTGTTCCAGCGCGCGATCGCGCGAGCGGTCATCTACGGCACCTACGAGCAGCGGTAGCCGTCCGGCCCTAACGCTTGCGCGTCGCCGACCCGACCGCCTCGCTCAGCGTGGCGAACCCGCCGTCGCGCAGGCGGCGGGCAATGCCGTCATGAATCCGCTTGGCCCACAAGCCGCCGCCGTAGACGAAGCCGGTGTAGCCCTGCAGCAGTGAGGCGCCTGCGGTGATGCGCTCCCATGCGTCGTCAACGGTTTCGATGCCGCCCACGCTGATGAGCGCCAACCGGTCGCCGACGCGTGCATAGAGCCGCCGCAGGATCTCGGTGGCGCGGGGCGCCAGCGGTGGCCCCGATACGCCGCCGCTGCCCAGCGCGTCCGCACCCGCGGTGGCCAGACCGTCGCGGCAGAGCGTGGTATTGGTCGCCACAATGCCGGCCAGGCCCAGCTCCGCGGCCAGATCCGCTATCCGGTCGACGTCGGAATCGGACAGGTCCGGCCCGATCTTCACCAGCACCGGCTTGGACGTCTCGGAGCGGACCGCCGACAGGACGGGTCGCAATGACTCCACCGCCTGCAAGTCGGTGAGGCCCGGGGTGTTGGGTGAGCTGACATTGACCACCAGATACGACGCCAGCGGGCCCACCAGGCGTGCACTGGTCCGATAGTCCTCGGCGGCACGCGCCGCCGGGGTGGCCCTGGTCTTACCGATGTTGACGCCGATCGGCACGTCGGCCCGGTGGCGGGCGAGCCGGATCGCCAGCTGACCGGCACCGGCGTTGTTGAACCCCATCCGGTTCAGCAGTGCCCGGTCATCGGGCAGCCGGAACAGGCGGGGACCCGGATTACCCGGCTGAGGCTCGGCGGTGACGGTGCCGACCTCGGCGTAGCCAAAGCCCAGCGCGCCCCACACGTGCAGCCCAAGGCCGTTCTTGTCGAAGCCGGCGGCCAGCCCGAGCGGTCCGGGGGAAGCTCACCCCGAAAACCGTGCTGGCCAGCACCGGATCGCTTGGCGCCAACAGCCGGCGCAGGTGTCGGCGCAGGGGCGGGACGGCGGTCACGGCGCGAAGCAGCAGAAACACCAGCCGGTGGGCGGTCTCGGCGGGCAGCAGAAATAGCAGCCCGCGCACCGCGCGGTAAAGCCGCTGACGGTCTGTGCCCGGACCGGTCACAGTTCGGGCTGGTCGGGCCGCCGGTCGAGAGGGGACTTTTTTGCGGCGCAACAACACCCGCCGGCTGCCGTCGGTGTAGAGCCGGACCCGGGTCAGCTCCCAACCGCGGTACTCTGCCTCGATGGATAGCCGGGTTGACGCGCTGACCCTGGTCACCTCGGGTGGCAGCCGCAACGGCACCCACTCGTATTCGTCGGACATCTCGGTGTCCCACTCAGCGGGCAATCGGCCGCGGCGCGCCGCGGTCAACGCCCACCCGCCGCGTGCTCGATCATCTGGACTCCGTCACCTGACCCCGACACCACATACAGCGTGCCCGACGCATCGTCAAAAGCCAGCCAGTTGGGTTGCCGCACGGTTGGGTAACGTACCTTTTCGACGGGTATTCCGGTGCCCAGATCGTAACCAATGACCATATTCGTTGCGGTCTGCGATACCCAAGCCAGTTCCCGCGAGCCGGCCACACCGTACGGTGCCTGGCGCACCGGGTAGGCCTGGCGCAAGATCAGCGGGTCCACGCCGAACACCAGCAGCTGGCCGCCGCGCGTGTCGGCGACCAGCACCCGGCCGACCGGGTCGGCGGTCATGGTGGTTGCGCCCAGGCCGGCGCGCAGCGCCTGTTCGGCGTTCCCGTCGCGGCCGACCGCTGTCACCGAGGTCTGGCCGCGGTCCAAGATGACGGCGGTATTTCCCTGTGTCACAATGGAATCCACGCGTGCGAAGGTCTTGCTTGGTTTGGCAACAGCCGCGGTGGCGCCCGTGGGTCGGTCCAGCAGGTAAACAGCGCCGTCGGCGCTGCCCACCACCAGCTTGCCGTCGGCGCGACGGGCGATGGCGGTGAATTCGCTGCCGTGCGCGCCCGCGATGTCGATCCGCGTGGCGTGGCCCGCCGCCAGGTCGACCACGAAATAGCCCCCACGCGCCGACACGTAGGCCGTGCCGCGGTCGTCGCCGGTGAATGCGGTCGCCGGACCGGGCAGTGTGACGGCCCGCGGCGGTTGGCCGGCAGCGAACAAGGTGATGGCTGCCGGCGCCGTCGGCCCCGGGCCGGGACTTAACACCGCCAGCCGCGAGGTGCCCGCATCGAACATCGCCGCTTGCGGGTGCCCGCCCAGCGGCCATACCACGCCGGCCGGCCGGGCGGCCGGCGGAGGAGAATCAGCGGGTTTCGCCGGCGAGATCGTCGGCGGCGCTGCGTCGAGGGGGGTCGACGAACATGCCGCGGCGAGTGTCACGCAAAACAGCAGGCCAGCGACGCGACGACGATCCGGGGGTTTACAGATTCGCGTCACCAAGTAACTCTGGAAGCATGCGATGGGAGCTGGGATCGGGGTCTGATTCTAGGGGGCTGCTCGGCAACATTGTCGGCTGCGGCCCGGGTGCGCCAGGCGTCTCGCGGGGGTTGGCGGGAGGTATGGTCAGCGCATGACCCGGGTCCGCGATGATGCAGCGCGCAGCACTGAGGGGAAGCCGCGGCCATGACCGTCGCCGAAGACCGCCAATATGCCCGTCCCGAATTTGTCATCGAGGACATGTCGACCGGGATCTTCGCAAGCGGGTATGGGCAAGTGGAGGGGCGAAGCTTCGCGTTCCACACCGACCGTCGCTCGCTTGTCGTCGAGGTCTACCGGCCCCGGTTGAGCGGGCCGGTGCCCCAGCCTGACGACGTCGTCGCGACCGCAACCCGCAGCCTGGTCGGCATCGACCTCACCGACGAACGTAGTCTCGCCGCGGCCGTTCGTGATTCGGTCGCTCAGGCCGCACCGGTCTGCCGCTAGTACCGTCAGCCACGCCCGTCAACCGGTGCCGCCGCGCACCCGGTACGGTCGTCGTCGTGACTGCGGCCCCGGCGATGTCTTGGTGGCAGGTCGTCGTTTTGTCGGTGATCCAGGGGTTGACTGAGTTCCTGCCCGTGTCGTCATCGGGGCATCTTGCGATCGCGTCGCGGATCATGTTCGGTGCCGATGCGGGTGCTTCGTTCACCGCGGTCACCCAGCTAGGCACCGAGGTCGCCGTGCTGGTGTACTTCGCCCGAGATATCGGGCGCATCGGCGTGGCCTGGTTCAACGGGCTGGTGCGCTCGCCGGTGACGGCACGACCCGGCCCGGGCGCCCGGGCCGGCCGTGGGCACCACCTTGATCAGCGCGGCACCGACTACCGGCTGGGCTGGTATGTCATCGTCGGCACCGTGCCGATTTGTGTGCTCGGGCTGCTCTTCACCGATGAAATCCGCTCCGGAGCACGCAATCTCTGGGTCGTGGCGACGGCGCTGCTGGTGTTTTCGGCGGTGATCGCGGCCGCGGAATATCTGGGACCGCAGACCCGAGGCGTCGAGCAGCTCACGGTTTGGGACGCTGTCGCGGTGGGCTTTGCCCAGACGCTGGCGCTGATCCCCGGGGTGTCTCGCTCCGGGGCCACGATCAGCGCCGGGCTGTTCGTCGGGCTCGACCGCGAACTGGCCGCCCGATTCGGTTTCCTGCTGGCGATCCCGGCGGTGTTCGCCTCGGGGTTGTTTTCGCTGCCCGACGCCTTCCACCCGGTGCGCGAGGGGATGAGTGCCACCGCGCCCCAGCTGCTTGTTGCTACGGTGATCGCGTTCGTCATCGGCTTCAGCGCGGTGGCGTGGTTTCTGCGGTTTCTGGTGCGGCACAGCATGTATTGGTTCGTCGCATACCGGGTGGTCGCCGGCATCAGCGTGCTCGGTTTGCTCGCCGCCGGGACGGTGGCCGCGACATGACGGTCATCTTGTTGCGGCACGGCAGATCGACGTCGAATACCGCGCAGGTGCTGGCCGGCCGCTCCGAGGGCGTCGACCTCGACGACACCGGCCGCGAACAAGCCGCCGACCTGATCACCCGGCTCGCCGAGCTGCCCATCCGGGCGCTGGTGTCCTCGCCAATGCTGCGCTGCCGGCGCACACTCGAACCGCTCGCCGGGGTGCTGGGTCTGCAGCCGGTGGTCGACGAGCGGCTCTCCGAGGTCGACTACGGCCAGTGGACCGGCCGCAAAATCTCCGAATTGGCCAAAGAACCGTTGTGGGCGGTGGTTCAGGCGCATCCCAGCGCAGCGGTGTTCCCCGACGGCGAAGGGTTGGCGCAGGTGCAGGTGCGCGCGGTGGCCGCGGTTCGCGAGCACGACCGGCGCCTGGCCGACCAGCACCGCGGTGACGCCCTGTGGCTGGCCTGTACCCACGGTGATGTCATCAAGGCTGTCCTTGCCGATGCGCTGGGCAATCATCTGGACAGCTTCCAGCGCATCACCGCCGACCCGGCGTCGATCAGCGTGATTCGCTATACCCAGCTGCGCCCATTTGTGTTGCATGTCAACCACACCGGCGCACGGCTGACCGCCGCGCTGACCGGCGCGCCGTCTCCGGATGCCGCGCCGGGCGGTGACGTGGCGCCCGGTGACGCGGTGGTGGGCGGCTCCACGGGCTGACTCACGTCCGGCTTGAATAGACCCGGACGAATATGCCCGGCAATTGCTGGGCATTACACGGGAACGACAATTGCCGGTATTTTGGAGATGCCATGGCCCGAGCAATTCACGTGTTTCGTACCCCCGACCGCTTCGTCGCCGGGACCGTCGGCCAGCCCGGAAACCGCACCTTTTATCTGCAAGCCGTCCATGACAACCGGGTGGTGTCGGTGGTGCTGGAGAAGCAGCAGGTCGCGGTGCTCGCTGACCGCATTGGCGCGCTGTTGTATGAGGTGCACCGCAGGTTCGGCACACCCGTGCCGCCGGAACCGACCGAGGTTGACGACCTCAACCCGCTGATCACCCCGATCGACGCCGAGTTTCGGGTCGGAACGATGGGGCTCGGCTGGGATTCCGAGGCGCAGACCGTAGTGGTCGAATTGTTGGCCGTCACCGACACCGAGTTCGATGCGTCGGTGGTGCTTGACGACACCGAGGAGGGACCCGACGCGGTGCGGGTGTTTTTGACCCCGGAGTCGGCCCGGCAGTTCGCGACCCGGTCGCATCGCGTGATCGCGGCGGGCCGTCCGCCCTGCCCGCTGTGCGACGAACCGCTGGACCCGGAGGGGCACATCTGCGCGCGCACCAACGGCTATCGGCGCAGCGCGCTGCTCGGGTCTGACGATGACGCCGAGGCCTGATGATCGCGAGGTTCTGCGGCGCGGCGAGCTGACGGTCCTGGGACGCATTCGCTCGGCCAGCAACGCGACCTTCCTGTGCGAGGCGACGTGCGGCCAGCGCAGTGTGCACTGCGTCTACAAGCCGATCGCCGGTGAGCAGCCGCTGTGGGACTTTCCCGACGGGACGCTGGCCGGCCGGGAACTCGGCGCATATCTGGTGTCCACCCAACTTGGGTGGAACATCGTGCCCTACACCATCATTCGCGACGGTCCGGCCGGTCGCGGCATGCTTCAGCTGTGGGTGCACCAACCCGGCGATACGCCGGACTGCGATCCCGATCCGGGCCCGGACTTGGTGGACCTGTTTCCCGCAAGCAAGCCGCCACCGGGCTATTTGCCCGTGCTGCGCGCCTACGATTACGCCGGCGACGAAGTGGTGCTGATGCACGCCGACGACATCCGGCTGCGGCGGATGGCGGTGTTCGATGTGCTGGTCAACAACGCCGACCGCAAAGGCGGCCACATCCTGCGCGGACTCGACGGACACGTCTACGGCGTTGACCACGGTGTCTGCCTGCACACCGAGAACAAGTTGCGCACGGTGCTGTGGGGCTGGGCCGGCAAACCCGTCGACGACGAGACCCTGGACGCGGTCGCCGGGCTGAGCGAAGCGCTGCGCGGCCCGCTCGCCGACACCCTGACCGGGCACATCACCGCCCGCGAAATCGCGGCGCTACGCCGGCGCGCCCGCGCGTTGCTGGACAACCCGGTGATGCCTACTCCGGATCGGCATCGTCCCATTCCGTGGCCGGCGTTTTGACGCGTGGTCTTCGTCGAAAACGGTACCGTGCCTTGCTATGCCGCGCGCGTTCGCCTATTCGGCCGACTCTCCGGCCGGTGTCGAGCAAATACTTTCGGCGTTCGGCGACAACGATTACTGGCAAGCCAGGCTGGCGGCCGCCGGCAACGACACCGCCAGGTTAGACGCGTTGGATGTCGACAGCCGCGGTGCGGTGAGCATAGTGGTCAAGGCCAGCGTGCTGCGTGACCATCTGCCGAAAGTCGTGGCCAAGATCGGCCGCGGTGATCTTGAGACCACGCACTGCGAAACGTGGACTCCGATCGACCGGGGACAGGTGCGCGGGGAGATTGTCGTCGCGATGCGCGGGGTCCCGCTATCTGGACGCGGTGAGGCGCTGCTGGCGCCGGCCCAGCACGGGTCGCGGCTGCAGGTGCGCGGGACCGTCGCGGTCACAGTCCCATTGATCGGAGGCCGGATCGAAGGCTTGATCAGCAGTCAACTCGGCACCGGCATCACCGAACTGCAGCGCTTCACCGCCGAGTGGATTGCGGGAAACCGCTGACTTTCTCTGACGTCAGACCGCGTGCGACCGGTGCCGCGCGCCCGTCGGCAATACTGGTCGGGTGAACCCGGCCTGCCACGACCCGACCGACGCGGCGCTGGCCGCGCAATTGGCCGAAGATGCCGGCAAGCTGTTGCTGGCGGTGCGCGACGAGGTGGGCTTCGACTATCCCTGGCTGCTCGGCGACATCGGCGATGCCCAGGCCAATTCGCTGCTTTTGCGGCGGCTGCACGCTGCGCGGCCGGCTGACGCGGTGCTCAGCGAGGAAGCCTATGACGACCTGTCCCGGCTGGGCGCCGACCGGGTCTGGATCATTGACCCGCTGGACGGCACTCGGGAGTTCTCCACGCCGGGATGCGACGACTGGGCTGTCCATGTGGCGTTGTGGCGGCGGGACGGCGGGCCGAACGGTGCCATCACCGACGCAGCGGTCGCGCTGCCCGCCGCCGGCGAGCTGTACCGCAGCGACACCGTCACCGCGAACGGATCGCCACACGGCGGACCCATTCGCGTCACCGCCAGCTCGAGCCGGCCGCCTGCGGTGCTGTACCGGCTGCGAGAACGCTTAGACATCCAACTGGTCCGGATCGGCTCGGCCGGCGCGAAGGCGATGTCGGTGGTGCGCGGCGACGCGGACGCCTACATTCATGCCGGCGGGCAATGGGAATGGGACTCGGCCGCGCCCGCGGGGGTGCTGTTGGCCGCGGGCCTGCACGCCTCCCGACTGGATGGCTCCGAGCTGGTCTATAACCGACCCGACCCGTATCTGCCCGACCTGCTGATGTGCCGACCCGAGCTGGCTGACGTGCTGCTGGGTGCGATCCGGTTGGCAGGCTGAGAGACCTTAGAGTCGACGCTATGCAATCGTGGCCCGCTCCGCCGCTTCCGGTGCTGCCGGGACGCGGGCCGGAGCTGCGACTGTACGACACGGCTGATCGCCAGGTGCGCCCGGTGACGGCAGGCCGGACCGCGACCATGTACGTCTGCGGAATCACCCCCTACGACGCCACGCATCTGGGTCACGCCGCGACCTACGTGGCATTCGACCTGGTGCACCGGTTGTGGCTGGATCTCGGTCACGAGGTGCACTACGTGCAGAACGTCACCGACGTCGACGACCCGCTATTCGAACGCGCCGACCGTGACGGTGTCGATTGGCAAGAGCTGGCCGCACGCGAGGTAGACCTGTTTCGCGCCGACATGACCGCGCTGCGGGTGCTGCCCCCGCAGCAATACGTCTCGGCGACCGAGGCGATCGCGGAAGTCGTTGAGCTCGTTGAGAAAATGCTGGCGTCGGGTGCGGCGTACACCGTCGACAACGGCTACCCTGACGTCTACTACCGGGCCGACGCCACACTGCAATTCGGCTACCAGTCCGGTTATGACCGCGACACCATGCTGCGGTTGTTCGCCGAGCGTGGCGGCGACCCGACCCGTCAAGGCAAGAGCGACGCGCTCGACGCCCTGATGTGGCGGTCCGCGCGTCCGGGTGAACCGAGCTGGCCATCGCCGTTTGGGCCCGGCCGGCCCGGTTGGCACGTCGAATGCGCGGCGATCGCGCTCAGCCGCATCGGTGCCGGCCTCGATATCCAGGGCGGCGGCAACGATCTCATCTTTCCGCATCACGAGTTCACTGCCGCGCATGCCGAATGTGTAAGCGGGGAGCGTCGATTCGCTCGCCACTATGTGCATGCCGGGATGATCGGCTGGCAGGGCCACAAAATGTCCAAGAGCCGCGGCAACCTGGTCTTGGTGTCGACGCTGCGCGCGCAAGGCGTCGAGCCGCCAGCTATCCGGCTGGCCTTGTTGGCCGGACATTACCGCGCCGACCGGTACTGGGACGCACAGGTCCTCGACGAGGCGATCGCACGGCTGCACCGCTGGCGCACCGCGACCGCACTGCCCGCCGGTCCGGACGCCGCCGACACCATCGGCCGGGTGCGGCAGTACTTGGCCGACGATCTCGATACCCCTAAAGCGCTTGCCGCCCTTGATGGTTGGGCGACCGATGCGCTGGATTACGGCGGCCACGACGCGCAGGCGCCCGACGCGGTGGCAGCCGCAATCGACGCACTGCTGGGAGTGGAGCTGCGATGAGCGCAGCCAGCCGCCAAGTTGTACTCATCACCGGCGCTGCAGGTGGCATCGGTGCCGAAGTGGCCCGTCGATTGCACGCCAAGGGCGCCAGGCTGGTCTTGAGCGATTTGGACGAGGCACAGCTCAATACGCTGGGCGCCGAACTAGCCGACGAGCGGGTGCTCACCGTGGTCGCCGATGTCCGCGACCGCGCCGCCATGCAAGCCGCCGCCGACCACGCCATAGACCGGTTCGGCGGTATCGACACGGTCATGGCAAACGCCGGGATAGCCAGCTACGGGTCGGTTCTGCAGGTCGATCCCGAAGCATTCCGCCGACTCGTCGACGTCAACGTGCTCGGGGTGTACCACACCGTGCGGGCCGCTCTTCCCTCGCTGATCGAGCGGGGCGGCTATGTGCTGATCGTGTCGTCGCTGGCCGCCTACGCCGCAGCCCCGGGTATGGCGCCGTACGGCGCCTCCAAAGCCGCGGTCGAACACTTCGCCAACGCGCTGCGCCTGGAGGTTGCCCATCTGGGCGTCGACGTCGGGTCGGCGCACATGTCGTGGATCGACACGCCGATGGTGCAAGACAGCAAGGCCGACCTGTCCACATTCACCGAGATGCTCGCCAAACTGCCTTATCCGCTCAACCGCACCACATCGGTGCAGAAGTGTGCGCAGGCCTTGGTCAAGGGCATCGAGGGGCGCAAACGCCGCATCAACAGTCCGGGCTGGGTTGGGCTGGTCCGCTGGCTGCGGCCGGTGCTGTCCACCCCGCTGGGCGAGGCCCCGGTCCGGCGGTTGGTGCCCGATCTGCTGCCGCGCATGGACGCCGAAGTCGCTGCGCTTGGTCGTTCGACCAGTGCTCACACGCAGGGACTGGAGCGGCGGTAAGCCGCTGTTGCCAGACTCCGCCCTGGGGGCCGTTGCGGCCCGCGCCGTCGCCGGGCTAGCGCCCGAAACCGGGGCGGCGGCGGCGTAGATAGCGTTCGAACTCGGCGGCCAGCGCGTCCCCGTCGATCTTGCCCAGCGCCTCGTGCATGTCGACCTCGGCGTCGCCGCGCTGCTCCAACGAAGCGACGTACTCGGCGATCTCCTCGTCCTCGGCGGTCATCTCGCTGACCGCGGCCTCCCACTCCTCGGCCTGGGCGGGCAGGTCGGCCAGCGGAACCTCGATGTCGAGCACGTCCTCGACCCGGCGCAGCAGTGCCACGGTGGCTTTGGGGTTCGGTGGCTGAGACACGTAGTGTGGTACCGCTGCCCAGAACATCACCGCTGGAATCCCGGCCGCCACGCACGCGTCCTGGAACACTCCGGCAATACCGGTCGGGCCCCGCGGATTACCAGAGATGCCTGGACATCGCCAAGGAACAGACCCGCGACGGCGCGCACTTGCTGGATCTGTGCGTGGACTCTGTGGGCCGCGACGGCGTCGCA encodes:
- a CDS encoding undecaprenyl-diphosphate phosphatase, with translation MSWWQVVVLSVIQGLTEFLPVSSSGHLAIASRIMFGADAGASFTAVTQLGTEVAVLVYFARDIGRIGVAWFNGLVRSPVTARPGPGARAGRGHHLDQRGTDYRLGWYVIVGTVPICVLGLLFTDEIRSGARNLWVVATALLVFSAVIAAAEYLGPQTRGVEQLTVWDAVAVGFAQTLALIPGVSRSGATISAGLFVGLDRELAARFGFLLAIPAVFASGLFSLPDAFHPVREGMSATAPQLLVATVIAFVIGFSAVAWFLRFLVRHSMYWFVAYRVVAGISVLGLLAAGTVAAT
- a CDS encoding SCO1664 family protein; translated protein: MTPRPDDREVLRRGELTVLGRIRSASNATFLCEATCGQRSVHCVYKPIAGEQPLWDFPDGTLAGRELGAYLVSTQLGWNIVPYTIIRDGPAGRGMLQLWVHQPGDTPDCDPDPGPDLVDLFPASKPPPGYLPVLRAYDYAGDEVVLMHADDIRLRRMAVFDVLVNNADRKGGHILRGLDGHVYGVDHGVCLHTENKLRTVLWGWAGKPVDDETLDAVAGLSEALRGPLADTLTGHITAREIAALRRRARALLDNPVMPTPDRHRPIPWPAF
- a CDS encoding DUF2505 domain-containing protein; amino-acid sequence: MPRAFAYSADSPAGVEQILSAFGDNDYWQARLAAAGNDTARLDALDVDSRGAVSIVVKASVLRDHLPKVVAKIGRGDLETTHCETWTPIDRGQVRGEIVVAMRGVPLSGRGEALLAPAQHGSRLQVRGTVAVTVPLIGGRIEGLISSQLGTGITELQRFTAEWIAGNR
- a CDS encoding YbhB/YbcL family Raf kinase inhibitor-like protein, with translation MATLPDPYARLPKLPSFTLTSKSITDGQPLASAQISGILGAGGEDASPHLSWSGFPEQTRSFAVTVYDPDAPTLSGFWHWAVANLPANVTELPEGIGDGRELPGGALTLVNDAGMRRYVGAAPPPGHGPHRYYVAVHAVDVDKLDLTEDASPAFLGFQLFQRAIARAVIYGTYEQR
- a CDS encoding M20/M25/M40 family metallo-hydrolase — protein: MVGKVTVTVPAGVPVDDVVDVVSTLIRFDTTNTGEPETTKGEAECARWVAEQLDEVGYRVDYVESGAPGRGNVFARLAGADRTRGALLIHGHLDVVPAEAAEWSVHPFSGAVEDGYVWGRGAVDMKDMIGMMIVVARQFRRAGIVPPRDLVFAFVADEENGGKLGAHWLVDNRPDLFARVTEAIGEVGGFSLTVPRRNGGERRLYLIETAEKGLQWMRLTARGRAGHGSMVHDHNAVTALAEAVARLGRHRFPLVLSDTVVQFLAAVGEETGHSFDTESPDLEGAIDKLGPIARIVKATLRDTANPTMLKAGYKANVVPATAQAMVDCRVLPGRKAAFEAEVDQLIGPDVVREWIRDLPSYETSFDGDLVDAMNAALLAVDPDARTVPYMLSGGTDAKAFARLGIRCFGFVPLRLPPDLDFSALFHGVDERVPVDALRFGTQVLANFLTHC
- a CDS encoding histidine phosphatase family protein, which codes for MTVILLRHGRSTSNTAQVLAGRSEGVDLDDTGREQAADLITRLAELPIRALVSSPMLRCRRTLEPLAGVLGLQPVVDERLSEVDYGQWTGRKISELAKEPLWAVVQAHPSAAVFPDGEGLAQVQVRAVAAVREHDRRLADQHRGDALWLACTHGDVIKAVLADALGNHLDSFQRITADPASISVIRYTQLRPFVLHVNHTGARLTAALTGAPSPDAAPGGDVAPGDAVVGGSTG
- a CDS encoding 3'(2'),5'-bisphosphate nucleotidase CysQ, with protein sequence MNPACHDPTDAALAAQLAEDAGKLLLAVRDEVGFDYPWLLGDIGDAQANSLLLRRLHAARPADAVLSEEAYDDLSRLGADRVWIIDPLDGTREFSTPGCDDWAVHVALWRRDGGPNGAITDAAVALPAAGELYRSDTVTANGSPHGGPIRVTASSSRPPAVLYRLRERLDIQLVRIGSAGAKAMSVVRGDADAYIHAGGQWEWDSAAPAGVLLAAGLHASRLDGSELVYNRPDPYLPDLLMCRPELADVLLGAIRLAG
- a CDS encoding DUF3090 domain-containing protein, coding for MARAIHVFRTPDRFVAGTVGQPGNRTFYLQAVHDNRVVSVVLEKQQVAVLADRIGALLYEVHRRFGTPVPPEPTEVDDLNPLITPIDAEFRVGTMGLGWDSEAQTVVVELLAVTDTEFDASVVLDDTEEGPDAVRVFLTPESARQFATRSHRVIAAGRPPCPLCDEPLDPEGHICARTNGYRRSALLGSDDDAEA
- a CDS encoding SDR family oxidoreductase, which gives rise to MSAASRQVVLITGAAGGIGAEVARRLHAKGARLVLSDLDEAQLNTLGAELADERVLTVVADVRDRAAMQAAADHAIDRFGGIDTVMANAGIASYGSVLQVDPEAFRRLVDVNVLGVYHTVRAALPSLIERGGYVLIVSSLAAYAAAPGMAPYGASKAAVEHFANALRLEVAHLGVDVGSAHMSWIDTPMVQDSKADLSTFTEMLAKLPYPLNRTTSVQKCAQALVKGIEGRKRRINSPGWVGLVRWLRPVLSTPLGEAPVRRLVPDLLPRMDAEVAALGRSTSAHTQGLERR
- the mshC gene encoding cysteine--1-D-myo-inosityl 2-amino-2-deoxy-alpha-D-glucopyranoside ligase gives rise to the protein MQSWPAPPLPVLPGRGPELRLYDTADRQVRPVTAGRTATMYVCGITPYDATHLGHAATYVAFDLVHRLWLDLGHEVHYVQNVTDVDDPLFERADRDGVDWQELAAREVDLFRADMTALRVLPPQQYVSATEAIAEVVELVEKMLASGAAYTVDNGYPDVYYRADATLQFGYQSGYDRDTMLRLFAERGGDPTRQGKSDALDALMWRSARPGEPSWPSPFGPGRPGWHVECAAIALSRIGAGLDIQGGGNDLIFPHHEFTAAHAECVSGERRFARHYVHAGMIGWQGHKMSKSRGNLVLVSTLRAQGVEPPAIRLALLAGHYRADRYWDAQVLDEAIARLHRWRTATALPAGPDAADTIGRVRQYLADDLDTPKALAALDGWATDALDYGGHDAQAPDAVAAAIDALLGVELR